In the Sediminibacter sp. Hel_I_10 genome, one interval contains:
- a CDS encoding S41 family peptidase — protein sequence MKKLLKKRVLIPVLAIVIFTSTTAFKNDFFEIAKQIEIFTTLFKELNMNYVDETNPADLMDTAIKSMLNDLDPYTNYYNEQDVESARINNAGDYTGIGANVLTLKDTLVIVEPYKDYAADKAGLKAGDKIIMVDNVAVADFKDDAGNLLQGAAGTIVNITFVRQGEVKTAQIQREAVDIHAVPHYSMVNETIGYIVLRKFNEKTSAETISAVRALKNQGAKKLILDLRGNPGGLLSEAVNVTNIFVPKNQLVVTTKSKVQKYNKTYYTQRDAIDTEIPLVVLIDGRSASASEIVSGALQDLDRAVIVGARSFGKGLVQRPKKLIYGTQVKITISRYYTPSGRCIQALDYWNRDENGKATRVKQENYNAFKTKKGRTVYDGGGVQPDLELEESKFSPITEAILDDNLIFKYATEYYYNHPEPELKGFELKDSDFKNFKAFLSAKNFSFETHTEKAFADAFSIAKEEEIGQAIDADYSELISALNAYKNKAVDANKDQLLSLLSDEIVKRYFYREGLYSYYVANNFEIQKGVEILKNPTNYLDYLN from the coding sequence ATGAAAAAACTACTAAAAAAACGTGTGCTAATTCCCGTTTTGGCCATTGTTATTTTTACAAGTACCACCGCTTTTAAAAATGATTTCTTTGAAATTGCAAAACAGATAGAAATTTTTACGACGCTCTTTAAAGAACTCAACATGAACTATGTTGATGAGACCAACCCAGCAGATTTAATGGATACGGCTATAAAAAGCATGCTTAATGATTTAGATCCCTATACCAATTACTACAACGAACAAGATGTAGAATCTGCCAGAATCAACAACGCTGGCGATTATACGGGTATTGGCGCCAATGTGCTTACCTTAAAAGACACTTTGGTTATTGTTGAACCTTATAAAGATTACGCTGCAGACAAGGCAGGACTAAAAGCAGGAGACAAGATCATTATGGTAGATAATGTAGCCGTTGCCGATTTTAAGGATGATGCAGGTAATTTATTGCAAGGCGCAGCAGGAACCATCGTCAATATTACTTTTGTAAGACAAGGAGAAGTCAAAACTGCCCAAATACAGCGAGAAGCAGTAGATATTCATGCCGTTCCACATTATTCTATGGTCAATGAAACCATAGGCTATATTGTGCTTCGTAAATTCAACGAAAAAACCTCAGCGGAGACCATTAGCGCGGTAAGAGCCTTAAAAAATCAGGGCGCTAAAAAATTAATTTTGGACTTACGTGGTAATCCTGGCGGACTTTTAAGCGAAGCGGTTAATGTGACCAATATTTTTGTGCCGAAAAATCAGTTGGTGGTCACCACAAAATCAAAAGTTCAGAAATACAATAAAACGTACTATACTCAAAGAGATGCCATTGATACTGAAATTCCACTGGTTGTTTTAATTGATGGGAGAAGCGCCTCTGCAAGTGAGATTGTTTCTGGAGCTTTACAAGATTTAGACCGTGCCGTCATTGTTGGGGCTAGAAGTTTTGGTAAAGGACTCGTACAACGCCCTAAAAAGCTCATTTATGGCACACAGGTAAAGATTACCATTTCTCGCTATTACACGCCATCAGGACGCTGTATACAAGCTTTGGACTATTGGAACCGAGATGAAAACGGAAAAGCCACTAGAGTGAAGCAAGAAAACTATAACGCGTTTAAAACTAAAAAGGGTAGAACCGTTTATGATGGAGGAGGCGTTCAACCTGATTTAGAACTAGAAGAAAGTAAGTTTAGCCCAATTACTGAAGCCATTTTAGATGACAATCTTATTTTTAAATATGCTACGGAATATTATTATAATCACCCAGAACCAGAGCTTAAAGGTTTTGAATTAAAGGATTCTGATTTTAAAAATTTTAAAGCATTTCTTTCGGCTAAAAACTTCAGCTTTGAGACCCATACAGAAAAGGCTTTTGCAGATGCGTTTTCAATAGCCAAGGAAGAAGAAATTGGTCAGGCCATTGATGCCGATTATTCTGAGTTAATTTCAGCATTAAACGCCTACAAAAACAAAGCCGTTGATGCTAATAAGGATCAGTTACTTTCGCTTCTTTCTGACGAAATTGTTAAACGTTATTTTTATAGAGAAGGGCTATACAGCTATTATGTTGCTAACAATTTTGAAATACAAAAAGGCGTAGAAATATTAAAAAACCCAACCAACTATTTAGACTATCTTAATTAA
- the rnpA gene encoding ribonuclease P protein component codes for MSFSYTKKDKLKSKKMIERIFSEGQSVSAYPLRMVYLKLDPQLEHQHKAGVSVSKRHFKRAVDRNQIKRLMREAYRLNKAPFFNNTSSPFAFMILYIGKEIPDFNSVEIKTKQLLDKFSKKELSN; via the coding sequence ATGTCCTTTTCCTATACCAAGAAAGATAAGCTGAAAAGCAAAAAAATGATTGAGCGGATATTTTCCGAAGGACAGTCCGTTTCGGCCTACCCCTTAAGAATGGTATATCTAAAGCTTGATCCTCAACTAGAACATCAGCACAAAGCAGGAGTTTCTGTTAGTAAAAGGCATTTTAAAAGAGCGGTTGATAGAAACCAGATCAAACGATTAATGAGAGAAGCTTACCGTTTAAATAAGGCCCCCTTTTTTAACAATACTTCATCTCCTTTTGCGTTTATGATTTTGTACATTGGAAAGGAAATTCCAGACTTTAATTCCGTAGAAATAAAAACAAAACAATTGTTAGATAAATTTTCTAAAAAAGAACTGTCTAACTAA
- a CDS encoding M1 family metallopeptidase: MKLIQTPILSLFALMFASSIVAQAPNMEYKTDHYWQQQADYTMEIDMDVKTYQYKGKQTIEYTNNSPDVLSRVYYHLFLNAFQPGSEMDARLQSITDPDGRMTNNLGTKENPVYESRISKLKDDEIGYIKVNSLEQDGNDIDYTIEGTVMIVDLKTPIQPNSTVEFSMEFDAQVPVQIRRSGRNNAEGIDLSMSQWYPKLAEYDDEGWHADPYIGREFYGIWGNFDVKITIDKKYMIGGTGYLQNAEEIGYGYTSDKVKQPKGKTLTWHFKAPNVHDFTWAADPDFIHDTAQVPNGPLLHFFYQDNMPKENLENWKRLQPKTVALMEYYNEHIGTYPYEQYSVIQGGDGGMEYAMCTLITGERSYGSLVGVTAHEMAHTWFQFLLASNESKHEWMDEGFTSYISALAMNEIMEQKSDNPLNSSYRGYAYLANSGIEQPLTTHADRYDYNQGYGISAYSKGAVFLAQLGYIIGDDNLKTTIKKYYTDFVFKHPKPLDIVRTAERVSGLELDWYLMDFAQTTNTIDYGISSVEGNTITLERDATMPMPIDLKVTYTDGSSENFYIPLRMMRGQKETTATVLEDWAWAFPSYSFETSKAVKAVEIDPSGMMADVNKDNNIYPKPEQ, from the coding sequence ATGAAATTAATACAAACTCCCATTTTAAGTCTTTTTGCTTTAATGTTTGCTTCATCTATTGTTGCCCAAGCTCCAAACATGGAATACAAAACAGACCACTATTGGCAGCAGCAAGCAGATTATACCATGGAGATTGACATGGACGTAAAAACGTATCAATACAAGGGCAAACAGACCATAGAGTACACTAATAACTCGCCAGATGTATTGAGTAGAGTTTACTACCACTTGTTTCTTAATGCTTTTCAACCAGGCAGCGAAATGGATGCGAGATTGCAGAGTATTACCGATCCTGATGGCAGAATGACCAATAATCTAGGGACTAAGGAAAATCCCGTTTATGAGAGTCGGATTTCAAAATTAAAGGACGATGAGATTGGATACATCAAGGTCAACTCCTTAGAACAAGATGGCAATGACATTGATTATACCATCGAAGGGACGGTGATGATTGTGGATCTTAAAACGCCTATTCAACCAAATTCTACGGTTGAATTTTCTATGGAATTTGATGCTCAAGTGCCGGTTCAAATCCGTCGTTCTGGACGTAATAATGCAGAAGGTATTGATTTATCCATGAGCCAATGGTACCCAAAATTAGCCGAATATGATGATGAAGGCTGGCATGCAGACCCATACATTGGCAGAGAGTTTTATGGTATTTGGGGAAATTTTGATGTTAAGATTACCATCGATAAAAAATACATGATTGGCGGTACAGGCTACCTGCAAAACGCTGAGGAGATTGGTTATGGCTATACCTCAGATAAGGTAAAACAACCTAAAGGTAAAACCCTTACTTGGCATTTTAAAGCGCCTAACGTACATGATTTTACTTGGGCTGCAGATCCCGATTTTATTCACGATACGGCTCAAGTTCCTAATGGTCCATTATTGCATTTTTTCTACCAAGACAACATGCCTAAAGAAAATTTAGAAAACTGGAAGAGACTACAGCCAAAGACCGTAGCACTTATGGAATACTATAATGAGCATATTGGTACTTATCCTTATGAACAATATTCTGTGATTCAAGGTGGAGATGGTGGTATGGAGTATGCCATGTGTACACTTATTACTGGAGAACGCAGCTATGGCAGTTTGGTAGGTGTTACCGCTCATGAAATGGCGCACACCTGGTTTCAATTTTTGTTGGCCAGCAATGAATCTAAACACGAGTGGATGGATGAAGGCTTTACAAGTTACATTTCAGCTTTGGCCATGAATGAGATTATGGAACAAAAAAGTGATAACCCTTTAAACAGTTCTTACCGTGGTTATGCTTATTTAGCCAATTCTGGTATTGAGCAACCATTGACCACTCATGCAGATCGTTACGATTACAACCAAGGTTATGGCATTTCTGCCTATAGCAAAGGCGCTGTATTTTTAGCACAATTAGGTTATATTATTGGAGACGACAATTTAAAAACCACCATTAAAAAATATTATACCGATTTTGTCTTTAAACACCCTAAACCATTAGATATTGTTAGAACCGCAGAACGTGTCTCTGGCTTAGAACTGGATTGGTACTTAATGGATTTTGCACAAACCACCAATACTATAGATTATGGTATTTCTTCTGTAGAGGGCAACACGATAACCTTAGAGCGGGATGCGACAATGCCAATGCCTATAGATCTTAAAGTCACTTACACAGATGGTTCTTCGGAAAACTTTTACATCCCATTACGAATGATGAGAGGTCAAAAGGAAACCACGGCAACTGTTTTAGAAGATTGGGCTTGGGCTTTTCCTAGCTACAGTTTTGAAACGTCTAAAGCTGTGAAAGCTGTTGAAATTGATCCTAGTGGGATGATGGCAGATGTTAATAAAGACAATAACATCTACCCAAAGCCTGAACAATAA
- a CDS encoding S8 family peptidase translates to MKPIFKPLLFSVLSATLLFNCGGGSGFISTPIENIDSSPIKVTDLTETELNNWSHLDLVKDTIPGMSVQKAYDELIKNKKGKTVIVAVVDSGTDIDHEDLDGVIWTNKDEIPNNGIDDDNNGYVDDIHGWNFLGDGYDEQLEYVRLLVSGDTSNPRYSEAEELYNTEYQKWMGRKTQYDQIYQQIIFADDVLTKHFGKSDYSKEEVNTISSDDESLGQAKQVAQFIYSNDIESMTAAKKDIKAGLESINERLNVNLNKDLKGRTTGDDPNDLNDMVGYGNNNPRPSKKGESHGTHVSGIIAAERNNGIGMNGVANNVEIMAVRSTPNGDEYDKDVALAIRYAADNGAKVINASFGKSFSPHSDWVRDALKYAAEKDVLFVHAAGNDSQDIDVAPNFPNDAIGTGAEVSDNVITVGALAPNYGSEMVSSFSNFGKVNVDVFAPGTDIYSTLPENEYDLNSGTSMAAPNVAGVAALIRSQFPSLTASQVKKILMESGLPIQAKVTVGSGEDKMVKSLSEISTSGRIVNAYNALIMAAKMAQ, encoded by the coding sequence ATGAAACCTATATTTAAACCTTTATTATTTTCGGTACTATCAGCAACCCTATTATTTAATTGCGGAGGTGGTTCTGGCTTTATTTCTACACCAATTGAGAACATAGACAGTTCCCCAATCAAGGTTACCGATCTTACCGAGACAGAACTCAATAACTGGTCCCATCTTGACTTAGTAAAAGATACCATTCCTGGAATGAGTGTTCAAAAAGCCTATGATGAGCTTATTAAGAACAAAAAAGGAAAAACTGTGATTGTGGCCGTAGTAGATTCTGGTACCGATATTGATCATGAAGATTTAGATGGTGTTATTTGGACCAACAAAGATGAAATCCCAAACAACGGTATCGATGACGATAACAATGGTTATGTTGATGATATCCACGGTTGGAATTTCTTAGGTGATGGCTACGATGAGCAGTTAGAATATGTGCGTCTATTGGTGTCTGGAGATACAAGTAACCCTCGTTATAGTGAGGCTGAAGAGCTTTACAATACCGAGTATCAAAAATGGATGGGTAGAAAAACCCAGTATGATCAAATCTATCAACAAATCATTTTTGCAGATGACGTTTTAACCAAGCATTTTGGTAAATCAGACTATTCAAAAGAAGAGGTGAACACCATCAGTAGTGACGATGAAAGTTTAGGTCAAGCCAAACAAGTCGCACAATTTATCTACAGCAATGATATAGAATCTATGACTGCTGCTAAAAAAGATATTAAAGCTGGTTTAGAGAGCATCAATGAAAGACTCAATGTTAACCTTAACAAAGATCTTAAAGGTCGCACTACGGGAGATGATCCTAACGATTTAAATGACATGGTAGGCTACGGAAACAACAACCCAAGACCTTCTAAAAAAGGCGAAAGCCACGGAACGCACGTTTCAGGTATTATTGCAGCAGAGCGCAATAACGGTATCGGGATGAACGGTGTTGCCAATAATGTAGAAATTATGGCTGTGAGATCTACTCCAAACGGTGATGAGTATGATAAAGATGTTGCATTAGCCATTAGATATGCTGCAGATAATGGTGCAAAAGTAATTAATGCTAGTTTTGGTAAATCATTCTCTCCTCATAGTGATTGGGTAAGAGATGCACTTAAATATGCTGCCGAAAAAGATGTGCTTTTTGTACATGCTGCTGGTAATGACAGCCAAGATATTGATGTTGCACCAAATTTTCCTAATGATGCCATTGGTACTGGAGCAGAAGTCTCAGATAATGTCATTACCGTAGGAGCTTTAGCTCCAAATTATGGTTCTGAAATGGTGTCTAGTTTTTCTAACTTCGGAAAAGTGAACGTTGATGTTTTTGCTCCAGGTACAGATATCTATTCTACATTACCAGAAAACGAATATGACCTTAACAGTGGTACGTCTATGGCTGCACCAAATGTTGCTGGCGTTGCTGCATTAATTCGTTCTCAGTTTCCTAGCTTAACGGCTTCTCAAGTTAAAAAAATACTTATGGAATCTGGTTTACCTATTCAAGCTAAAGTCACTGTAGGTTCAGGAGAGGATAAAATGGTGAAATCACTTTCAGAAATTTCAACATCTGGACGTATTGTTAATGCTTACAACGCATTGATAATGGCCGCCAAAATGGCCCAGTAA
- a CDS encoding MBL fold metallo-hydrolase, with translation MQLYPINAGNFKLDGGAMFGVVPKTLWTRTNPADANNMIDIAARCLLIEDGNRLLLIDTGMGNKQSDKFFGYYHPWGDDTIDSSLKKHGFHRDDITDVFMTHLHFDHCGGCIQWNKDKTHYEPAFKNAKYWSNEAHWEWATQPNRREKASFLEENILPMKESGQLMFTALPKDDLLKNSALDFDIFFANGHTDKQMIPMINYKDKTLCFMADLLPTVGHLPLPFVMGYDTRPLLTLDEKEKFLNLAADNNFYLFLEHDAHNEIITVKHTDKGVRLNETITTNDFFN, from the coding sequence ATGCAATTGTATCCTATAAACGCTGGTAACTTCAAACTTGATGGAGGCGCTATGTTTGGAGTGGTACCAAAAACGCTTTGGACGAGAACAAACCCCGCAGACGCTAATAACATGATTGATATTGCGGCCCGCTGTTTACTCATTGAAGATGGCAATAGACTTCTGTTAATTGATACCGGGATGGGCAATAAACAAAGCGATAAGTTTTTTGGCTACTATCACCCTTGGGGAGATGACACTATTGACAGCTCTTTAAAAAAACATGGTTTTCATCGCGATGATATTACAGATGTGTTTATGACGCACCTACATTTTGATCATTGTGGTGGCTGTATTCAATGGAATAAAGATAAAACGCATTACGAGCCTGCTTTTAAAAATGCTAAATATTGGAGCAATGAAGCGCACTGGGAGTGGGCAACACAACCAAACCGTAGAGAAAAAGCATCCTTTTTAGAAGAAAATATTCTTCCCATGAAAGAAAGCGGTCAGTTAATGTTCACGGCATTGCCTAAAGATGACCTTCTTAAAAATTCCGCATTAGATTTTGACATCTTCTTTGCTAACGGACATACCGATAAACAAATGATTCCCATGATCAATTACAAAGATAAAACCCTTTGTTTCATGGCCGATTTATTACCTACAGTTGGGCATTTGCCTTTGCCATTCGTCATGGGTTATGATACACGACCGTTACTGACTTTAGACGAAAAAGAAAAATTTCTAAATCTTGCTGCCGATAACAATTTCTACTTGTTTTTGGAGCATGATGCGCATAACGAAATTATTACCGTAAAGCATACCGACAAAGGTGTGCGATTAAATGAGACTATTACTACAAACGATTTTTTTAATTAG
- a CDS encoding DUF202 domain-containing protein, which translates to MKRITKAPLKIQNMRLLKFGRDFKPDEEVILRDYLAIERTRLANERTLLSYIRSSLYLLLGGVGLFQLKDFADFKYLAFVALGFSAIFFIIGVYRFTLLKKSLKRLYYISEKKEKEEN; encoded by the coding sequence ATGAAACGTATCACAAAAGCTCCGCTTAAAATTCAGAACATGAGATTGCTCAAGTTTGGGCGTGATTTTAAACCAGACGAAGAAGTCATCTTAAGAGATTATTTGGCTATTGAACGCACCAGACTTGCCAATGAGCGTACATTATTATCTTATATTAGATCTTCACTCTACCTGCTTTTAGGAGGTGTTGGATTATTTCAGTTAAAGGATTTTGCAGACTTTAAATACCTTGCCTTTGTAGCGTTAGGCTTTAGCGCCATTTTTTTTATTATTGGGGTGTATCGATTTACCTTACTTAAAAAAAGTCTAAAACGCTTGTATTATATTTCTGAAAAAAAGGAGAAAGAAGAGAATTAA
- a CDS encoding SulP family inorganic anion transporter: MNQKKSKTLLFFKQLPKNIFSGFVVSLIALPLGLGLAMASDAPAIAGVITAIVGGVVVSILGGSHVTITGPGNGLVGVTLVAISTLGLETAYAAIICSGVLLMILGFLKMGNLADFFPSSAIQGMLAAIGLIILGKQFHIMFGHKINRDTTIDYLVDIPFTINDALHYENTGLIYAASAGVLSLMIMLFYSKIRNKYLQLIPAPMWIVILSILFSYYFELVLHQNNPIAKDYMIPAIPSFTEITTQLPKISFSGFGSTAFWGSVISLTLIASIESLLSIKAVDKLDSEKRRSNVNRDLKALGLSTIGSGFVGGLNVVTVIARSSVNVNNGGTNRSSNFFHAFFLMVFIVLFSTQLTRIPLPALMAILVYTGYKLASPDLIRKIFSVGKEQLIIFFVTLLTTLQFGLIFGISAGVVTTLMIHFIISRKINLFLRHWVKPNVLMFREDDKKSNYYVSVKHFCTFVNFYRLKEKLDAISEDNDVIVDFSMCEFVDHTVMENLHNYQNLFIKKGGHFDVVGLDMHEADTKHPFALRRLLKTPRLFGYNLTKRQENLESIAESYGLRYSADKNKDTRFLDAFLFFYTKHISHIYNELIDDTAHYNLFDIEFSEGEFIAREVVRASMLHLRLDTTIPSFTLDQEGLLQRVHALTGLKDINIEKHHDFSKRFYLLGENEENIRSFFNDDVVHFFESNPYYHIESNGKNLLIFSKERLASTKEIKALLAFSKRLKTVISEQSAFEKM; this comes from the coding sequence ATGAACCAAAAAAAAAGTAAAACACTCTTATTTTTTAAACAGCTCCCAAAAAATATCTTTTCGGGGTTTGTGGTTAGCTTAATTGCACTGCCTCTAGGTTTGGGTCTTGCTATGGCCAGTGATGCACCAGCCATTGCAGGGGTTATTACGGCCATAGTTGGCGGCGTTGTAGTCTCTATTTTAGGTGGAAGTCATGTCACTATCACTGGACCAGGAAACGGTCTTGTTGGCGTAACCTTAGTAGCCATTTCTACTTTGGGCCTAGAAACCGCTTATGCCGCCATCATCTGTTCAGGGGTTTTATTGATGATTCTTGGCTTTTTGAAAATGGGAAATCTTGCAGACTTCTTTCCCTCATCGGCCATTCAAGGAATGCTCGCGGCCATTGGTCTTATTATTTTAGGGAAGCAATTTCATATCATGTTTGGTCATAAAATCAATAGAGATACTACCATTGATTACTTGGTTGATATTCCATTCACTATCAATGACGCCTTACATTACGAAAACACTGGGTTAATTTATGCTGCAAGCGCCGGTGTTTTGAGTCTCATGATCATGTTGTTCTATTCAAAAATTAGAAACAAATATTTGCAGCTTATTCCTGCGCCTATGTGGATTGTGATTTTATCCATCTTATTTAGCTATTATTTTGAGTTGGTGCTTCATCAAAATAATCCTATCGCCAAAGATTATATGATCCCAGCAATACCCAGCTTTACCGAAATCACCACGCAATTACCTAAAATATCATTCAGTGGCTTTGGGAGCACAGCATTTTGGGGAAGCGTCATATCTCTAACCTTAATTGCAAGTATAGAATCCCTTTTGAGCATTAAGGCGGTCGATAAATTAGATTCTGAAAAACGACGCTCAAACGTTAACCGAGACCTCAAAGCCTTGGGGCTAAGCACCATTGGTAGTGGTTTTGTGGGTGGGCTCAATGTGGTTACCGTTATTGCGAGAAGTTCTGTAAACGTTAATAACGGAGGCACAAACAGGTCTTCTAACTTTTTTCATGCGTTTTTTCTAATGGTATTTATCGTGCTTTTCAGTACACAACTAACTAGGATTCCCTTACCTGCACTTATGGCCATTTTGGTGTATACGGGTTATAAATTGGCCTCACCAGATTTGATACGAAAGATCTTTTCCGTAGGAAAAGAACAGCTCATTATTTTTTTCGTCACCCTATTGACAACCCTTCAATTCGGACTTATTTTTGGGATTTCGGCCGGCGTGGTCACCACTTTGATGATACATTTTATCATTAGCAGAAAAATCAATCTGTTCTTAAGGCATTGGGTAAAGCCAAATGTCTTGATGTTTCGAGAAGATGATAAAAAATCGAATTACTATGTAAGCGTTAAACACTTTTGCACCTTCGTTAATTTTTACAGATTGAAGGAAAAACTAGATGCCATTTCAGAAGATAACGATGTAATTGTCGATTTTTCAATGTGCGAATTTGTAGATCATACCGTTATGGAAAACCTTCATAACTATCAAAATCTGTTCATTAAAAAAGGGGGGCATTTTGATGTGGTGGGCTTAGACATGCATGAGGCAGATACCAAACATCCTTTTGCCTTAAGGCGTTTGCTAAAAACACCTAGACTTTTTGGTTATAACTTGACCAAACGCCAAGAAAACTTAGAGAGTATTGCTGAAAGTTACGGGCTGCGCTACAGTGCCGACAAAAACAAGGATACTCGTTTTTTAGATGCGTTTCTGTTTTTCTATACCAAGCACATCAGCCATATTTATAATGAGCTTATTGATGACACAGCGCATTACAACCTATTTGATATTGAGTTTTCTGAAGGCGAATTTATTGCAAGGGAGGTGGTAAGAGCATCGATGCTACATTTGCGCTTAGATACTACCATACCATCCTTTACGCTAGATCAAGAAGGCTTGTTACAGCGCGTACATGCGCTCACTGGTTTAAAGGATATTAATATTGAAAAGCACCATGACTTTTCAAAACGTTTTTATTTGCTAGGCGAAAATGAAGAAAATATTAGATCATTTTTTAATGATGATGTGGTCCATTTTTTTGAGAGCAATCCGTATTACCACATAGAATCTAATGGAAAAAATTTGTTGATCTTTAGTAAGGAACGTTTGGCAAGTACCAAGGAAATCAAAGCACTTTTAGCCTTTTCAAAACGCCTAAAAACCGTAATCTCTGAGCAAAGTGCTTTTGAAAAAATGTAA
- a CDS encoding universal stress protein — translation MTKSVFDTIGIGIAFSPNLKANIHEASRLCLFFESNLVLIHVGEASEEKRHQIESILEPFIAKNLSYEMVFKTGDPVDVILSASEEKKVTLLMLGALQKENFVQFYLGSIARKITRQAKCSILLLVNPSVDRIAYQHIVVNGLNDPKTKQAITASFYAASRLKSKKITVVEEITKAEVAVSVYDDKTLRKSAIVKERLKMREESRVKSIISNIPSEYKSNVLVKTQSIFGKRGYSIGHYAEFVRADLLVMNAPEKTRYLDRIFPHDIEYILSELPTDVLIIR, via the coding sequence TTGACTAAATCTGTTTTTGACACCATTGGCATTGGGATTGCCTTTTCGCCTAATTTAAAGGCGAACATCCATGAAGCTTCAAGGTTGTGTCTCTTTTTTGAGAGTAACCTCGTGTTGATTCACGTGGGTGAAGCTTCCGAAGAGAAAAGACATCAAATTGAAAGTATTTTAGAACCTTTTATTGCCAAAAACCTCAGCTATGAGATGGTGTTTAAAACTGGAGATCCCGTTGATGTTATTTTATCTGCTTCCGAAGAAAAAAAAGTGACCCTCTTGATGTTGGGCGCTCTTCAGAAAGAAAATTTTGTTCAATTCTATCTGGGTTCTATTGCCCGAAAAATTACACGACAGGCCAAGTGTTCCATTCTTCTGCTCGTGAATCCTTCTGTAGACCGAATCGCTTATCAACATATTGTTGTTAACGGTCTTAATGACCCTAAAACCAAACAGGCAATCACCGCATCATTTTATGCGGCTTCCAGATTAAAATCAAAAAAAATTACCGTGGTTGAAGAAATCACAAAAGCCGAAGTAGCCGTAAGTGTTTACGATGATAAAACCCTTCGGAAATCGGCCATAGTGAAAGAACGTCTAAAAATGAGAGAAGAATCTCGTGTAAAAAGCATTATTAGTAACATCCCTTCGGAATATAAATCAAACGTCTTGGTCAAAACCCAATCTATTTTTGGGAAACGCGGTTACAGTATTGGCCATTATGCAGAGTTTGTTCGTGCCGATCTTCTCGTGATGAATGCCCCTGAAAAGACAAGATATCTCGATCGTATTTTCCCTCATGATATTGAATACATTTTATCTGAACTTCCAACCGACGTCCTAATTATAAGATGA